A stretch of Deinococcus sedimenti DNA encodes these proteins:
- a CDS encoding MBL fold metallo-hydrolase, producing the protein MSAPFTHGALRLWSVPTGPIQENAVLIAGAQQEGFLIDPGDDADRLLTLVRGSGVTVRGILLTHAHFDHIGAVQPLREALQVPVWLHPADLPLYRAGAQSAARWNLPFVQPADPDHEITPGQAFTAGDLTLTARFLPGHAPGHVVFTAPGLVVAGDTLFRGGIGRTDLPGGNHQQLLAGIREQLLTLPGDTVVYPGHGPRTTVATEAQTNPFLQ; encoded by the coding sequence ATGAGTGCTCCTTTCACGCATGGCGCGCTGCGCCTCTGGTCGGTGCCGACCGGTCCCATTCAGGAGAACGCGGTCCTGATCGCCGGGGCTCAGCAGGAGGGGTTCCTGATCGACCCGGGCGACGACGCGGACCGCCTGCTGACGCTGGTGCGCGGGTCGGGCGTGACGGTGCGGGGCATCCTGCTCACGCACGCGCACTTCGATCACATCGGGGCGGTGCAGCCGCTGCGCGAGGCGCTGCAGGTGCCGGTGTGGCTGCACCCGGCGGACCTGCCGCTGTACCGGGCAGGCGCGCAGAGTGCGGCCCGCTGGAACCTCCCGTTCGTCCAGCCCGCCGATCCCGACCATGAGATCACGCCGGGGCAGGCGTTCACGGCGGGCGACCTGACCCTCACGGCGCGGTTCCTGCCGGGGCACGCGCCGGGTCACGTGGTGTTCACTGCGCCGGGCCTCGTGGTGGCGGGGGACACGCTGTTCCGGGGTGGGATCGGCCGCACGGACCTGCCGGGCGGGAACCACCAGCAGCTCCTGGCGGGCATCCGCGAGCAGCTGCTGACCCTGCCGGGCGACACGGTGGTGTACCCAGGTCACGGGCCGCGCACGACGGTCGCCACGGAAGCGCAGACGAACCCGTTCCTGCAATGA
- a CDS encoding S8 family peptidase, whose product MNRTRLFGLLTLSVLLAACGQTSPQVAVAPDAAQASTPAYVDGELLVQLKGGLSSQALTSLSALGVQSVETLATVNGAALLRAQITDGQSVTAKAQQLQASGLVRFAEPNWTYQTQAAPTDNYFADGTLWGMKGNFGSGAETAWAAGKTGSDSVYVGIIDEGYQFDHPDLKNNAWLNPYDPADGRDNDGNGYVDDTRGWDFANNDNSVYDGGTRGSLDSHGTHVAGTIGGTANDGGVVGVNHNVTFISGKFLGRRGGNTADAIKAVDYFTDLKTRHGLNIVATNNSWGGGGYSQAMYEAVVRAAKANILFVAAAGNSGTDNDVTASYPSNYDTTAGAGYDAVIAVAAIDKAGALASFSQYGKTSVDIGAPGVAIMSSVPYNKYSSYNGTSMATPHVTGGVALYASLNPNATAAQIRAAILSSATPTPSLSGKTVTGGRLNVSGF is encoded by the coding sequence ATGAACCGTACCCGTCTGTTTGGCCTGCTGACCCTCTCCGTCCTCCTGGCCGCCTGCGGTCAGACGTCCCCCCAGGTCGCGGTCGCGCCCGACGCCGCCCAGGCCAGCACGCCCGCCTACGTGGACGGCGAACTGCTCGTCCAGCTCAAGGGCGGCCTCAGCAGCCAGGCCCTGACCAGCCTCAGTGCGCTGGGCGTGCAGAGCGTCGAGACCCTGGCCACCGTGAACGGCGCCGCGCTGCTGCGCGCCCAGATCACCGACGGGCAGAGCGTGACGGCCAAGGCGCAGCAACTGCAGGCCAGCGGCCTCGTGCGCTTCGCGGAACCCAACTGGACCTACCAGACCCAGGCCGCACCGACCGACAATTACTTCGCGGACGGCACCCTGTGGGGCATGAAAGGCAACTTCGGCTCGGGCGCCGAGACCGCCTGGGCCGCCGGGAAGACCGGCAGTGACAGCGTGTACGTGGGCATCATCGACGAGGGCTACCAGTTCGACCACCCCGACCTGAAGAACAACGCCTGGCTGAACCCCTACGACCCGGCCGACGGGCGCGACAACGACGGCAACGGCTACGTGGACGACACGCGCGGCTGGGACTTCGCGAACAACGACAACAGCGTCTACGACGGCGGTACGCGCGGCAGCCTGGACTCGCACGGCACGCACGTCGCCGGAACGATCGGCGGCACCGCGAACGACGGCGGCGTGGTCGGCGTGAACCACAACGTGACGTTCATCAGCGGCAAGTTCCTGGGCCGCCGCGGCGGGAACACCGCCGACGCGATCAAGGCCGTGGACTACTTCACGGACCTCAAGACGCGCCACGGGCTGAACATCGTCGCCACGAACAACAGCTGGGGCGGCGGCGGTTACAGCCAGGCCATGTACGAGGCCGTCGTGCGCGCCGCCAAGGCGAACATCCTGTTCGTCGCGGCCGCCGGCAACAGCGGCACCGACAACGACGTGACCGCCAGCTACCCCAGCAACTACGACACGACCGCCGGCGCCGGGTATGACGCCGTGATCGCCGTGGCCGCCATCGACAAGGCCGGCGCGCTGGCTTCCTTCAGCCAGTACGGGAAGACCAGCGTGGACATCGGCGCGCCCGGCGTGGCGATCATGAGCAGCGTGCCGTACAACAAGTACAGCAGCTACAACGGCACCAGCATGGCCACCCCGCACGTCACGGGCGGCGTCGCCCTGTACGCCAGCCTCAACCCGAACGCCACCGCCGCGCAGATCCGCGCCGCGATCCTGAGCAGCGCCACGCCCACCCCCAGCCTCAGCGGCAAGACCGTCACCGGTGGCCGCCTGAACGTCAGCGGCTTCTAA
- a CDS encoding DUF2270 domain-containing protein: protein MPGTGLGPGAQAASGLTDVSYSTNTANALIHLYRAEVGKMTAYRQRLDMTTNWSVVTTAGLSSFALGDVNNSHATFLFAMFMNYFFLRLEARRFRTYEIAHHRVRIMERFFYPAMLGDRVDPGWHQLLLAELGKPRSPMSRADALGWRLNRNYLWIYAAVLAAWFAKLDLAQPKGWVLEFPAAFSLADIGNFPGWLVFTLVGAFYVHLIALAARAARTYPLEEG from the coding sequence ATGCCAGGAACAGGTCTGGGGCCGGGCGCGCAGGCGGCGTCCGGGCTCACCGACGTCAGTTACAGCACGAACACTGCCAACGCCCTGATTCACCTGTACCGCGCCGAGGTCGGCAAGATGACCGCGTACCGGCAGCGGCTGGACATGACCACGAACTGGTCGGTGGTGACCACGGCGGGTCTGTCGTCCTTCGCGCTGGGGGACGTGAACAACAGCCACGCGACGTTCCTGTTCGCGATGTTCATGAACTACTTCTTCCTGCGCCTGGAAGCGCGGCGGTTCCGCACGTACGAGATCGCCCACCACCGCGTGCGGATCATGGAGCGTTTCTTCTACCCGGCGATGCTGGGCGACCGCGTGGACCCCGGCTGGCACCAGCTGCTCCTGGCTGAACTGGGCAAGCCGCGCAGCCCCATGAGCCGCGCGGACGCGCTGGGCTGGCGCCTGAACCGCAACTACCTGTGGATCTACGCCGCGGTGCTGGCCGCGTGGTTCGCGAAACTGGACCTCGCGCAGCCCAAGGGGTGGGTGCTGGAATTCCCGGCGGCGTTCTCCCTGGCGGACATCGGGAACTTTCCCGGCTGGCTGGTGTTCACGCTCGTGGGGGCCTTCTACGTGCACCTGATCGCCCTGGCCGCCCGTGCGGCGCGCACCTACCCGCTGGAAGAGGGCTGA
- a CDS encoding CDP-alcohol phosphatidyltransferase family protein yields the protein MPPLARRNVNPQHVVLLHTALGLYAALLIRRGERLRPALLLQVKTLLDGLDGQLARATGQTTETGRYLDTEGDLLVNLALNVAVLGNAGVPVTLLQSLILTVDFVWEREYRAARGEVFREDAAQGGDHPGVLRALKAVYGAYFIPQEWALDALFQARLRRVTRPHPPTPQERQAYTPLPVTALSANLGLSSQFLLLGACVLAGRPHWYARSLGVQVLALLGAQVWREAQVRAVVTAGAGQPSSSG from the coding sequence GTGCCGCCCCTGGCGCGGCGGAACGTCAACCCGCAGCACGTGGTGCTGCTCCACACCGCCCTGGGCCTGTACGCCGCGCTGCTCATCCGGCGCGGCGAACGCCTGCGACCCGCGCTGCTCCTGCAGGTCAAGACGCTGCTGGACGGTCTGGACGGACAGCTGGCCCGCGCGACCGGGCAGACCACCGAGACCGGCCGGTACCTGGACACCGAGGGGGACCTGCTGGTGAATCTCGCGCTGAACGTGGCGGTCCTCGGGAACGCCGGGGTGCCGGTCACGCTGCTGCAGAGCCTGATCCTGACCGTGGATTTCGTGTGGGAACGCGAGTACCGCGCCGCGCGGGGCGAGGTGTTCCGCGAGGACGCCGCACAGGGCGGGGACCACCCGGGGGTGCTGCGGGCCCTGAAGGCCGTCTACGGCGCGTACTTCATCCCGCAGGAGTGGGCGCTGGACGCCCTGTTCCAGGCCCGCCTGCGCCGCGTGACGCGCCCGCACCCCCCCACCCCGCAGGAGCGGCAGGCCTACACGCCGCTGCCCGTGACTGCCCTGAGCGCGAACCTGGGCCTGAGCTCGCAGTTCCTGCTGCTGGGCGCGTGCGTCCTCGCGGGGCGCCCGCACTGGTACGCGCGCAGCCTGGGCGTTCAGGTGCTGGCACTGCTGGGCGCGCAGGTGTGGCGCGAGGCTCAGGTCCGCGCGGTCGTCACGGCAGGGGCGGGTCAGCCCTCTTCCAGCGGGTAG
- a CDS encoding YqhA family protein gives MEGVTRSSPAPRSPNPEPSKREWFSEIIGRTRFVVLIAVIAVLLVSFSLFLQGTLLALHTIYDSWRDTFTQGIASQEGNIAVEFLEIVSTMLKAVVFYLIGVGLYSLFITPLNLTSALGVESLADLEQKVVSVIIVILGVTFLEHFVRWEKPLDTLYFAGALALAGGALVFFQRVHRGSGSDLGQPQSKVRARQELFENHTEQRHIDDHEVEVAEQATQAKQEGKVDAQEGSG, from the coding sequence ATGGAGGGCGTGACCCGCTCCTCCCCCGCCCCGCGCTCCCCGAATCCCGAACCGTCCAAACGCGAGTGGTTCAGCGAGATCATCGGCCGCACGCGGTTCGTGGTGCTGATCGCGGTGATCGCCGTGCTCCTCGTGTCGTTCAGCCTGTTCCTGCAGGGCACGCTGCTGGCGCTGCACACCATCTACGATTCCTGGCGGGACACGTTCACGCAGGGCATCGCCAGTCAGGAGGGCAACATCGCCGTGGAGTTCCTGGAGATCGTGAGCACCATGCTCAAGGCGGTGGTGTTCTACCTGATCGGGGTGGGCCTGTACTCGCTGTTCATCACGCCGCTGAACCTGACGTCCGCGCTGGGTGTCGAGAGTCTCGCGGACCTGGAGCAGAAGGTCGTGTCGGTGATCATCGTGATTCTAGGCGTGACGTTCCTGGAGCATTTCGTGCGCTGGGAGAAACCGCTGGACACCCTGTACTTCGCGGGCGCGCTGGCGCTGGCGGGGGGCGCACTGGTGTTCTTCCAGCGGGTGCACCGGGGCAGCGGCTCGGACCTGGGGCAGCCGCAGTCGAAGGTGCGCGCCCGGCAGGAACTGTTCGAGAACCACACCGAGCAGCGCCACATCGACGATCACGAGGTCGAGGTCGCCGAGCAGGCCACGCAGGCCAAGCAGGAGGGCAAGGTGGACGCGCAGGAGGGGAGCGGCTGA
- a CDS encoding APH(3') family aminoglycoside O-phosphotransferase yields the protein MTAAPDRPTLPESLKRVLPAARWERVSGGQSGAQVWTSTRYVLKVQPRTPHAASTLQQERERLRWLAGRIPAPQVVAFETEGDRDFLAMTRLTGIPMSHPDARLHPERVVNLLARALRELHALPIRDCPFRQTLDVTLPLARERVQAGLIDGSDFDDDHAGRSAVHVFNELARTRPARDDLVVAHGDATLDNIILNGEYVEGLIDVGRLGIADRHADLALAHRSVRSELGERYAGMFLDLYGRALVDDTKLAYYRLHDELF from the coding sequence GTGACTGCCGCGCCTGACCGCCCCACTCTCCCTGAATCCCTGAAACGCGTGCTGCCCGCCGCCCGCTGGGAACGCGTGAGCGGCGGCCAGAGCGGCGCGCAGGTCTGGACATCCACCCGCTACGTGCTGAAGGTGCAGCCCCGCACCCCGCACGCCGCGAGCACCCTGCAGCAGGAACGCGAGCGGCTCCGCTGGCTGGCCGGGCGCATCCCCGCCCCGCAGGTCGTGGCCTTCGAGACCGAGGGAGACCGGGACTTCCTGGCCATGACCCGCCTGACTGGCATTCCCATGAGCCACCCCGACGCCCGGCTGCACCCCGAACGGGTCGTGAACCTCCTGGCGCGTGCGCTGCGGGAACTACATGCCCTGCCCATCCGTGACTGCCCGTTCCGGCAGACGCTGGACGTCACCCTGCCCCTGGCCCGCGAACGCGTGCAGGCCGGACTGATCGACGGCAGCGACTTCGACGACGACCACGCCGGACGCAGCGCCGTGCACGTCTTCAACGAACTGGCCCGCACCCGCCCCGCCCGGGACGACCTCGTGGTCGCGCACGGCGACGCCACGTTGGACAACATCATCCTGAACGGCGAGTACGTGGAAGGCCTGATCGACGTGGGCCGCCTCGGCATCGCCGACCGGCACGCCGACCTGGCGCTGGCCCACCGCAGCGTCCGCAGTGAGCTGGGCGAACGCTACGCCGGGATGTTCCTCGATCTGTACGGCCGCGCCCTCGTGGACGACACGAAACTCGCTTACTACCGCCTGCACGACGAACTGTTCTGA
- a CDS encoding helix-turn-helix domain-containing protein has translation MNEVTTPTDEVLTLEELAAYLKVSETTAYTLVRSGEIPGRKVGREWRFLKARVTHWLMQAGEEDMEKTGFVQRDELGGEFKQEGGQEYVALWLPITREEKAAQIEKATRDGVNVSELVADYLRSWVKA, from the coding sequence ATGAACGAAGTAACGACCCCCACGGACGAGGTCCTGACCCTGGAGGAACTGGCCGCCTATCTGAAGGTGAGCGAAACCACCGCGTACACCCTGGTGCGCAGCGGTGAGATCCCGGGCCGCAAGGTCGGCCGGGAGTGGCGTTTCCTGAAAGCCCGCGTGACCCACTGGCTGATGCAGGCCGGGGAGGAAGACATGGAGAAGACCGGATTCGTGCAGCGCGATGAACTGGGCGGGGAATTCAAGCAGGAAGGCGGCCAGGAGTACGTGGCCCTCTGGCTCCCCATCACCCGCGAGGAGAAGGCCGCCCAGATCGAGAAGGCCACCCGCGACGGCGTGAACGTCAGCGAACTCGTCGCCGACTACCTCCGCAGCTGGGTCAAGGCGTAA